Part of the Pseudarthrobacter sp. L1SW genome, ATTGCGCCGAGATCGATTATGCCGAGGGCAGCTCAGTCACCTCCGTGATGAGGTTCTTCCTGCACTACGCCTGTGGTGGAGCGGATTTCCAGACCACAGCGGCGACGCCTGTGGATGGCACCCAGTGGCACAACTACGCGGTGGAGTGGACCCCGGACGGCATCAGCGGATACGTCGACGGAGTAAAGACCTTCACTGACACGAACCCCGCGCACCAGCCCTCTACCGTAATGAAGCAGACATTGCAGCTGGATTGGTTCCCGGACGGCT contains:
- a CDS encoding family 16 glycosylhydrolase yields the protein MKTNARDPKYHPVLILNNNSAPNCAEIDYAEGSSVTSVMRFFLHYACGGADFQTTAATPVDGTQWHNYAVEWTPDGISGYVDGVKTFTDTNPAHQPSTVMKQTLQLDWFPDGSATKPSQMQVDWVRVYQ